A genomic stretch from Meiothermus sp. CFH 77666 includes:
- a CDS encoding SpoIID/LytB domain-containing protein, producing the protein MQWAFAMASTLGVGLLVASLQQDPPPPAPPGGQNIRVLLSYRPGAGSFEAQYLFPGLLVLPQGGPVQVLSGPNRDNLRSMVTALAEKPLSFNLQNGHLVASSEGQSWALEAIAVLKPADPSFPVQYRLLSSPRPNLEPYPGELWLENQGNGLLVVNQVDFQDYLKRVLPSEMPVSFHPEALKAQAVAARTYAFARQQQSTFWKQFGADVDDSVNEQAYNHTRTHPITDAAVDATRNQILTFQGAPIQSFFFSTSPGATASIEEVWMERPAVPYLQGRTQTNPHTVSIRSEAEALAFFQNWSPEGFFDANSPFWRWKLRLSREELEALLSRTLPERARAAPLFVETPEGPLSPDAPGFALGTLRQIRVLKRTSGGYATELELETSTGRFVVRRESHIRNLLRPDRAFTGGGDVVLERWQGGPRLNFPTLPSAAFALQEERDAQGNLLHYTFWGGGFGHGVGMSQYGAHGLGKLGRSYTQILQHFYPGAELSLMRP; encoded by the coding sequence ATGCAGTGGGCGTTTGCAATGGCATCTACCCTGGGCGTGGGCCTGCTGGTGGCTTCCCTCCAGCAAGACCCGCCTCCGCCTGCACCGCCCGGCGGTCAGAATATCCGGGTGTTGCTTTCCTACCGGCCCGGAGCAGGGTCTTTCGAGGCGCAATACCTGTTCCCCGGTCTGCTGGTACTACCCCAGGGAGGCCCCGTGCAGGTTTTGAGCGGCCCCAACCGCGATAACCTTCGATCCATGGTTACGGCGTTGGCCGAAAAGCCCCTTTCCTTCAACCTGCAAAATGGCCATTTGGTAGCCAGTTCGGAAGGGCAGTCGTGGGCCCTCGAGGCCATCGCCGTACTCAAACCCGCCGACCCCAGCTTCCCCGTGCAGTACCGCCTGCTTTCCAGCCCCCGCCCCAACCTTGAGCCCTACCCCGGCGAGTTGTGGCTGGAAAACCAGGGCAACGGCCTGCTAGTGGTCAACCAGGTGGATTTCCAGGACTACCTCAAGCGGGTGCTGCCCAGCGAGATGCCGGTCAGTTTCCACCCGGAGGCCCTCAAGGCCCAGGCGGTGGCAGCCCGCACCTACGCCTTTGCCCGGCAACAGCAAAGTACCTTCTGGAAACAGTTTGGGGCCGATGTGGACGACTCGGTAAACGAGCAAGCCTATAACCACACCCGCACCCACCCCATCACCGATGCGGCGGTAGACGCTACCCGTAATCAGATTCTGACCTTTCAAGGGGCCCCCATCCAGAGCTTTTTCTTTTCCACCAGCCCCGGCGCCACGGCCAGTATCGAGGAGGTCTGGATGGAGCGGCCTGCAGTGCCTTACCTGCAAGGGCGCACCCAGACCAACCCCCACACCGTCTCGATCCGCAGCGAGGCCGAAGCGCTGGCTTTTTTTCAGAACTGGAGCCCCGAGGGTTTCTTCGACGCCAACTCGCCCTTCTGGCGCTGGAAACTGCGCCTGAGCCGCGAGGAGTTGGAAGCCCTGCTGAGCCGCACCCTGCCCGAAAGGGCCCGTGCCGCCCCTCTGTTTGTAGAGACCCCCGAAGGCCCCCTCTCCCCCGATGCGCCGGGGTTTGCCCTGGGAACCCTGCGGCAAATCCGTGTGCTCAAGCGCACCTCTGGCGGCTACGCGACCGAGTTGGAACTAGAGACCTCCACCGGGCGCTTTGTGGTGCGGCGCGAGTCGCACATCCGCAACCTGCTCCGCCCCGACAGGGCTTTTACAGGCGGAGGCGACGTGGTGCTCGAGCGCTGGCAGGGCGGGCCCCGCCTGAATTTCCCCACCCTCCCCAGCGCGGCCTTTGCCCTGCAGGAAGAACGCGATGCCCAGGGCAATCTGCTTCACTACACCTTCTGGGGTGGGGGCTTTGGGCACGGCGTGGGGATGAGCCAGTACGGGGCTCATGGGCTGGGTAAGCTGGGGCGCAGCTATACCCAAATTCTGCAGCACTTCTACCCCGGCGCCGAGCTCAGCCTCATGAGACCCTGA
- a CDS encoding P1 family peptidase — translation MKPGPYNAITDVPGIQVGHFTDLEHLTGVTVILPEKGAVAGVDVRGSAPGTRETDLLNPVNLVEKVQAVVLAGGSAYGLEAATGVMRWLEERRQGYPVGNETTQAIVPIVPAAVIFDLLVGSALVRPSAEYGYRAAQNLRGGLVEQGVVGVGTGARNGGLKGGVGTASLAMPGGVMVGALVAANAHGRAHDPVTGEIYARFLEQNGEFKLKHPPKPLSAPDYTDLFANPFSTSNTVIGCVATNARLTKAQAQKIAQMAHDGIARAVFPAHTMFDGDVIFCLATGEVEIEGPAELSRIGAVAADVFARALVHGVLHAYSVGGLRAYRELYEEG, via the coding sequence ATGAAACCAGGCCCATACAACGCCATCACCGATGTTCCGGGTATCCAGGTAGGCCACTTTACCGACCTCGAGCACCTTACCGGGGTCACCGTCATCCTTCCCGAGAAGGGCGCGGTGGCCGGGGTGGATGTGCGCGGTAGCGCGCCCGGTACCCGCGAAACCGACTTGCTGAACCCGGTTAACCTGGTCGAGAAAGTGCAGGCCGTGGTACTTGCAGGGGGGAGCGCCTATGGCCTCGAGGCCGCTACCGGGGTGATGCGCTGGCTCGAGGAGCGCCGCCAGGGCTACCCTGTCGGCAACGAGACCACCCAGGCGATTGTGCCCATCGTGCCTGCTGCCGTTATTTTCGACCTGCTGGTCGGTAGTGCCCTCGTGCGCCCCAGCGCCGAGTACGGCTACCGGGCAGCCCAGAACCTTCGGGGCGGGCTGGTGGAGCAGGGCGTGGTGGGGGTAGGCACCGGGGCCCGCAATGGGGGGCTCAAGGGAGGGGTGGGTACGGCCAGCCTGGCCATGCCGGGTGGGGTGATGGTGGGGGCCCTTGTGGCGGCCAACGCCCACGGGCGGGCCCATGACCCGGTTACGGGGGAAATTTATGCGCGGTTCCTGGAACAAAATGGCGAGTTCAAGCTAAAGCATCCCCCCAAACCCCTGTCAGCGCCCGACTATACCGACCTCTTCGCTAATCCGTTCTCCACCAGCAACACCGTGATTGGATGTGTGGCCACCAACGCCAGGCTGACCAAGGCCCAGGCCCAGAAAATCGCTCAGATGGCCCACGATGGCATTGCCAGGGCGGTCTTTCCGGCCCACACCATGTTTGATGGCGATGTGATTTTCTGCCTGGCCACGGGCGAGGTGGAAATTGAGGGCCCTGCCGAGCTCAGTCGCATCGGGGCGGTGGCCGCCGACGTATTTGCCAGGGCCCTGGTGCACGGGGTGCTGCACGCCTATTCGGTGGGGGGGTTGCGGGCCTACCGCGAGCTGTATGAGGAGGGATAA
- a CDS encoding bifunctional nuclease family protein yields MVPARIEGMGVDPGNGNLIVMLKAENNLFLPVVIGALETQNIMIHLSGEKPPRPLGPDLFYNTLELLGVKVLRLEIVELKDGTFYGRLVLEQRGLEYEIDCRPSDGMALAIRANAPILIAEDVLRVAGVSESQINRQGETPKA; encoded by the coding sequence ATGGTGCCTGCTCGCATCGAAGGCATGGGGGTAGACCCCGGCAACGGCAACTTGATCGTGATGCTCAAGGCCGAAAATAATCTGTTTTTACCGGTAGTCATCGGCGCCCTGGAAACGCAAAACATCATGATTCACCTCTCCGGCGAAAAACCACCCAGACCCCTGGGGCCTGACCTTTTCTACAACACCCTCGAGCTGCTCGGTGTCAAGGTGCTGCGGCTGGAGATTGTTGAGCTAAAGGACGGCACTTTTTACGGGCGGCTGGTGCTGGAGCAGCGCGGCCTGGAATACGAAATTGACTGCCGACCCTCCGACGGCATGGCCCTGGCCATTCGAGCCAATGCCCCCATTCTGATTGCCGAGGACGTGCTCAGGGTAGCCGGGGTTAGCGAGTCGCAAATCAACCGGCAGGGCGAGACCCCCAAGGCCTAG
- a CDS encoding threonine/serine dehydratase, with translation MLTLQDIRAAARRIAPYIHRTPVFTSQGLDQRLGKKLFFKAEHLQKTGSFKARGALNAALQLQNPKGLIAVSSGNHAQGVAYAAQVIGVPALVVMPEDASPTKKAATRAYGAEVYDRGVTVENREQVVRELAEETGYELIHPFDDFRVMAGQGTQALELLEQVPALDAVLVAVGGGGLISGIATVVKTLRPEVAVIGVEPEGANDAQQSLQVGVRVKLMQAPKTVADGVRTLVIGERTFPVMQNHVDRILTVPDEVTLQAQRLMMERLKQVVEPTAGLALGPVLMNYDLPERLAVIVCGGNWMP, from the coding sequence GTGCTGACCCTCCAAGACATCCGGGCCGCTGCCCGGCGCATTGCCCCCTACATCCACCGCACCCCGGTCTTCACCAGTCAGGGGCTCGACCAGCGACTGGGCAAAAAGCTCTTCTTCAAGGCCGAGCACCTGCAAAAAACCGGCAGTTTCAAGGCCAGGGGTGCGCTCAACGCCGCACTCCAGTTGCAAAACCCCAAGGGCCTCATCGCCGTTTCGTCGGGCAATCACGCCCAGGGGGTGGCCTATGCGGCTCAGGTGATTGGGGTTCCGGCGCTGGTGGTGATGCCCGAGGATGCCTCCCCCACCAAAAAAGCCGCCACCCGCGCCTATGGGGCCGAGGTCTACGACCGGGGCGTGACGGTGGAAAACCGCGAACAGGTGGTGCGCGAGCTGGCCGAGGAGACCGGCTACGAGCTCATCCACCCCTTCGACGATTTTCGGGTTATGGCGGGGCAGGGTACCCAGGCTCTGGAACTCTTAGAGCAGGTGCCTGCTTTGGACGCAGTGCTGGTCGCGGTGGGTGGAGGTGGGCTCATCTCCGGCATTGCCACCGTTGTCAAAACCCTGCGGCCCGAGGTGGCCGTAATTGGGGTGGAGCCCGAAGGCGCCAACGATGCCCAGCAGAGCCTTCAGGTGGGGGTGCGGGTCAAGTTGATGCAGGCCCCCAAAACGGTGGCCGACGGGGTTCGTACCCTGGTTATTGGAGAGAGAACCTTTCCGGTCATGCAAAACCATGTAGATCGCATCCTGACCGTGCCCGATGAGGTGACCCTGCAAGCCCAGCGCCTGATGATGGAACGCCTCAAGCAGGTAGTAGAGCCCACCGCCGGGCTGGCCCTGGGGCCGGTGCTGATGAACTACGACCTGCCCGAGCGCCTGGCGGTGATCGTGTGCGGCGGTAACTGGATGCCGTAA
- a CDS encoding alpha/beta fold hydrolase, whose product MSLFSYHKARALLPYALYLPPGKPPRGGWPLILFLHGSGERGQDGKKQATVGLGPAIQENPEGWPAVVLMPQCPKEEQWRGEPLNRAYQLLGQIEAQHKTNPCRVYLTGLSMGGYGCWNLACQHPDRFAAVAPICGAADPFWVWQRLSKVPVWNFHGAADEVVPVSFSRALTDALAKAGNTQARFSEYPSEKHDVWNRVYREPDFIRWLFAQRRR is encoded by the coding sequence ATGTCGCTCTTCAGCTACCACAAAGCCCGCGCCCTCCTGCCGTATGCCCTCTATCTCCCCCCCGGCAAACCCCCCAGAGGCGGTTGGCCGCTGATATTGTTTTTGCATGGCTCCGGCGAACGCGGTCAGGATGGCAAAAAGCAGGCCACAGTAGGCCTGGGCCCGGCTATACAGGAAAACCCCGAAGGCTGGCCAGCGGTGGTGCTGATGCCGCAATGCCCCAAAGAGGAGCAGTGGCGGGGTGAGCCGCTGAACCGGGCCTACCAGCTACTGGGCCAGATTGAAGCCCAGCACAAAACCAACCCCTGCCGGGTTTACCTGACCGGCCTCTCGATGGGCGGTTACGGCTGCTGGAACCTGGCCTGCCAGCACCCCGACCGCTTTGCTGCCGTGGCGCCCATCTGCGGAGCCGCCGACCCCTTTTGGGTCTGGCAGAGGCTCTCCAAAGTGCCTGTCTGGAACTTTCACGGGGCCGCCGACGAGGTGGTACCGGTAAGCTTTTCCCGCGCCCTGACCGATGCACTGGCCAAAGCAGGCAACACCCAGGCCCGCTTCAGCGAGTACCCCAGCGAAAAACACGACGTCTGGAACCGGGTTTACAGGGAACCCGACTTCATTCGCTGGCTATTTGCCCAGCGGCGGAGATGA
- a CDS encoding methylmalonyl-CoA mutase family protein has product MAQPRPKHAWMRETYQKSLAKMPERKVAHKTLSDIAPEPLYTPEDLKDFNYEEKLGHPGEYPYTRGVYGSMYRSRLWTMRMFAGFGTAEQTNERFKKLLAAGQSGLSTAFDLPTLMGYDSDHPLSKGEVGKCGVAVSSLADMEILFEGINLEEVTTSMTINSPANAIWAMYLAAARKKGYDWNKLGGTIQNDILKEFIAQKEFIFPPEPSVKLVIDTFEWGPRHVPKWNFISVSGYHIREAGSTAVQELAFTLADGFEYVEWALKRGLDIDEFAPRISFFFNAHNDFFEEIAKFRAARRIWAKEMRHRYGAKKELSWMLRTHAQTAGVSLTAQQPLINIARVAIQALAAVLGGTNSLHTDAYDEALALPTEESAKIALRTQQIIAYESGVTHTADPLAGSYYVEWLTDQMETQAMQIISDIRRMGGVVRAIDEGYFLREIADASYRFQQEVERGERIIVGVNAFQDEGLQVPIQLIDPEVERVQAERLARVRRERDPIAVQMALEGLRQAAKEGRNTMPYFVECALAYCTLGEMMDELRAVYGVYEEPVLV; this is encoded by the coding sequence ATGGCACAGCCCAGACCCAAGCACGCCTGGATGCGCGAAACCTACCAGAAATCGCTGGCCAAGATGCCCGAGCGCAAGGTCGCCCACAAGACCCTCTCGGACATTGCCCCCGAGCCACTCTACACCCCCGAAGACCTGAAGGACTTCAACTACGAGGAAAAACTGGGCCACCCCGGCGAGTACCCCTACACCCGCGGGGTGTACGGCTCCATGTACCGCAGCCGGCTCTGGACCATGCGGATGTTTGCAGGCTTCGGCACCGCCGAGCAGACCAACGAGCGCTTCAAAAAGCTCCTGGCTGCCGGGCAGAGTGGGCTCTCCACCGCCTTCGACCTACCTACCCTGATGGGCTACGACTCCGACCATCCGCTCTCCAAGGGCGAGGTGGGCAAGTGCGGGGTGGCGGTGAGCAGCCTGGCCGACATGGAGATCCTCTTCGAAGGCATCAACCTGGAAGAGGTCACCACCTCCATGACCATCAACTCGCCCGCCAACGCCATCTGGGCCATGTACCTGGCCGCCGCCAGGAAAAAGGGCTACGACTGGAACAAGCTGGGCGGCACCATCCAGAACGACATCCTGAAGGAGTTTATCGCCCAGAAGGAGTTCATCTTTCCTCCCGAGCCTTCGGTCAAGCTGGTTATAGATACCTTCGAATGGGGGCCCAGGCACGTACCCAAGTGGAACTTCATCTCGGTCTCGGGCTACCACATCCGCGAGGCGGGCTCCACTGCCGTACAGGAGCTGGCCTTTACCCTGGCCGACGGCTTCGAGTACGTGGAGTGGGCCCTTAAGCGCGGCCTGGACATTGACGAGTTTGCCCCCCGCATCTCCTTCTTCTTCAACGCCCACAACGACTTCTTTGAGGAAATCGCCAAGTTTCGCGCGGCCCGGCGCATCTGGGCCAAGGAGATGCGGCACCGCTACGGGGCCAAGAAGGAGCTGAGCTGGATGCTGCGCACCCACGCCCAGACGGCTGGGGTTTCGCTCACCGCGCAGCAGCCGCTCATCAACATTGCGCGGGTGGCCATCCAGGCCCTGGCTGCGGTGCTGGGCGGCACCAACAGCCTGCACACCGACGCCTACGACGAGGCCCTGGCCCTGCCTACCGAAGAGAGCGCCAAGATTGCCCTGCGTACGCAGCAGATTATCGCCTACGAGTCGGGCGTAACCCATACCGCCGACCCCCTGGCGGGCAGCTACTACGTGGAGTGGCTGACCGATCAGATGGAAACCCAGGCCATGCAGATTATCTCGGACATCCGCCGGATGGGCGGGGTGGTGCGGGCCATTGACGAGGGGTACTTCCTGCGCGAGATTGCCGACGCCTCCTACCGCTTCCAGCAGGAGGTGGAGCGCGGTGAACGCATTATTGTGGGGGTCAACGCCTTCCAGGACGAAGGGCTTCAGGTGCCCATCCAGCTCATTGACCCCGAGGTGGAGCGCGTCCAGGCCGAGCGTCTGGCTCGAGTACGGCGCGAGCGCGACCCCATCGCGGTGCAGATGGCCCTGGAAGGTTTGCGGCAAGCCGCCAAAGAGGGCCGCAACACCATGCCCTACTTTGTGGAGTGCGCGCTGGCCTACTGCACCCTGGGCGAGATGATGGATGAGCTCAGGGCGGTGTACGGGGTCTACGAGGAGCCGGTGCTGGTATAA
- a CDS encoding recombination protein O N-terminal domain-containing protein, whose protein sequence is MGVVERYRLSEGLVVGRKPLPAGDVILSFVGPEGAAQAIARKALRPTGRSGRLSLFHHLKYQVYQKPGSDLPTLTQVELVGRLEGLEAPGRFPYASYLAELAYRIASPEVAGKIWPLLTSGLKGIAKHPSPRIALLWAGWRVLKAAGLAPNLSGEGLCLLDGDRVERGGVYLGLDGMEALAAILQLPGSEAIAVLEEDAPLERLQQALLAHVRYTVGELGSAQLLAPSHAKG, encoded by the coding sequence ATGGGGGTGGTGGAACGCTACCGGCTTAGCGAAGGACTGGTGGTGGGGCGCAAACCGCTCCCGGCAGGCGATGTGATTCTCTCCTTTGTGGGGCCAGAAGGGGCTGCCCAGGCCATTGCTCGCAAAGCCCTGCGGCCCACCGGGCGCAGCGGCAGGCTTTCACTCTTCCATCACCTCAAATACCAGGTCTACCAGAAGCCCGGCAGCGACCTGCCCACCCTTACCCAGGTGGAACTGGTGGGGCGGCTCGAGGGCCTGGAGGCCCCCGGGCGCTTTCCCTACGCCAGCTACCTGGCCGAGCTGGCCTACCGCATCGCTTCGCCAGAGGTAGCCGGGAAAATCTGGCCCCTGCTCACCTCCGGCCTGAAGGGGATTGCCAAGCACCCAAGCCCCCGCATCGCTCTGCTCTGGGCTGGCTGGCGGGTGCTCAAAGCCGCCGGTCTGGCCCCCAACCTGAGCGGCGAGGGGCTTTGTTTGCTGGATGGCGACCGGGTGGAGCGCGGCGGGGTGTATCTGGGGTTGGACGGAATGGAGGCCCTGGCCGCCATTTTACAGCTACCTGGAAGTGAGGCTATAGCCGTGCTGGAAGAAGACGCTCCACTGGAACGCTTGCAGCAAGCACTGCTGGCCCACGTGCGTTATACCGTGGGGGAGCTCGGCTCGGCCCAGCTCCTGGCCCCTTCTCATGCGAAAGGGTAA
- a CDS encoding phosphoribosyltransferase family protein, protein METYPITIGKITRHVPVVETLPGVHIPLVEIMGDVELVQAAAEALVKHLPPETDTLLTLETSPIVLAHAMSAISGKPYVVVRRKRRPYMQDPIIQEVESLTLGVSETLWLDSRMAEKLLGQNVALVFDVVSSGGTMMALEKVAKKAGANVVARLAAFHQGSSKLPITFLSEIPILQTA, encoded by the coding sequence ATGGAAACCTATCCCATCACGATTGGAAAAATTACCCGTCATGTGCCGGTGGTCGAGACCCTCCCTGGGGTGCATATCCCTCTGGTAGAAATTATGGGCGATGTGGAGCTGGTGCAGGCGGCGGCGGAGGCCCTGGTCAAGCACCTGCCGCCCGAGACCGATACCCTGCTGACCCTCGAGACCTCCCCTATTGTGCTGGCCCACGCCATGAGCGCCATTTCCGGCAAACCCTACGTGGTGGTGCGCCGCAAACGCCGCCCCTACATGCAAGACCCCATCATCCAGGAAGTGGAGTCGCTGACGCTGGGCGTGAGCGAGACCCTCTGGCTCGATAGTCGCATGGCCGAGAAACTTCTGGGCCAGAATGTGGCCCTGGTGTTTGACGTGGTCTCGTCCGGGGGCACCATGATGGCCCTGGAAAAAGTCGCCAAGAAAGCGGGGGCCAACGTGGTGGCTCGCCTGGCGGCCTTCCACCAGGGCAGCAGCAAACTACCCATCACCTTCCTTTCGGAAATCCCCATCTTGCAGACGGCTTGA
- a CDS encoding metallophosphoesterase → MQKLSWWLIVCIFLSAHAQRLAVIGDWGAESPHRPLVAAAMNEQHRQKPLAALLTVGDNFYPRGEPVLRFVQDLPPVRFYPAFGNHDVPALDRQLELFKVERPYYTVRLEHVEVFVLYSEDFSHTQRRWLEAALKASRAPWKIVVLHRPLYSSGLHGGSRSLRQALEPLLTRYQVNLVLAGHEHNYERLEARGIVHIVTGGGGAWLRGFMSVRPQSKVRLSSPNYLILEATAEHLLIVAYNEKNTAIDQVEIKR, encoded by the coding sequence ATGCAGAAGCTTTCCTGGTGGCTGATTGTTTGCATTTTCCTGAGCGCCCACGCCCAGCGGCTGGCTGTGATTGGCGACTGGGGCGCCGAAAGCCCGCACCGCCCGCTGGTGGCCGCGGCCATGAACGAGCAGCATCGGCAAAAACCCTTGGCTGCCCTGCTGACCGTGGGGGATAACTTTTACCCCCGTGGCGAGCCGGTTTTGCGTTTCGTGCAGGACTTGCCCCCGGTGCGTTTTTATCCGGCCTTTGGCAACCACGATGTACCGGCCCTGGACAGGCAGCTCGAGCTGTTCAAAGTCGAGCGGCCCTACTACACCGTCCGGCTGGAGCATGTCGAAGTCTTTGTGCTTTACTCGGAAGACTTCAGCCACACCCAACGCCGCTGGCTGGAGGCGGCTCTAAAAGCCTCCAGGGCCCCCTGGAAAATCGTCGTGCTTCACCGCCCGCTCTATTCCTCAGGGCTGCACGGGGGTTCTCGCAGCCTGCGGCAGGCCCTCGAGCCTCTGCTCACCCGTTACCAGGTAAACCTGGTACTGGCCGGCCACGAGCACAACTACGAGCGCCTCGAGGCCCGGGGCATCGTCCATATCGTCACGGGCGGCGGCGGCGCGTGGCTGCGCGGCTTCATGAGTGTGCGCCCGCAGAGCAAGGTGCGGCTCAGCAGCCCCAACTACCTCATCCTGGAAGCCACCGCGGAACATTTACTGATCGTGGCCTACAACGAAAAAAACACCGCCATTGACCAGGTGGAGATCAAGAGATAA
- a CDS encoding phosphoribosyltransferase family protein: protein MKTHPVNIAGVHRELPVVQVGPEVSVALFNMLGDTEVVEAAAAALAQRMPADIDTLVTPEVKAVPLAHALSRLTGKPYVVARKTEKPYMINPVSRTVISITTGKPQLLVLDGTDVPLLKGKKVAIVDDVVSTGSTLKGLSDLITDVGGVVGAVMAVFTEGSPREDVIALGHLPLFKPD from the coding sequence GTGAAAACACATCCTGTCAACATTGCCGGCGTTCATCGGGAACTACCGGTGGTTCAGGTGGGCCCGGAGGTCTCGGTGGCCCTCTTCAACATGCTGGGCGATACCGAGGTGGTCGAGGCGGCGGCGGCGGCTCTGGCCCAGCGGATGCCTGCCGATATAGACACCCTGGTTACGCCGGAAGTCAAGGCGGTGCCGCTGGCCCATGCGCTCTCGCGCCTGACCGGCAAGCCCTATGTGGTGGCCCGCAAGACCGAGAAGCCCTACATGATCAATCCCGTCTCCCGCACGGTCATCTCCATCACTACCGGCAAGCCTCAGCTACTGGTGCTGGACGGTACCGATGTGCCGCTGCTCAAGGGTAAGAAGGTTGCCATTGTGGACGACGTGGTATCTACAGGCAGTACCCTGAAGGGCCTTTCCGACCTCATCACCGACGTGGGGGGGGTAGTGGGCGCGGTGATGGCCGTGTTTACCGAGGGTTCCCCCCGCGAGGATGTGATTGCGCTGGGGCACTTACCGTTATTCAAGCCTGATTAA
- a CDS encoding HIT domain-containing protein produces the protein MENPTVFGKIIRRELPADIVYEDEEFIAFKDIRPRSKVHILVCPKEYIPTLADYPQTEEGALKLGKLMLTANKIAREMGLEGYFIRIHVGEKGGQEVFHVHVHLRSDA, from the coding sequence ATGGAAAACCCCACCGTTTTTGGCAAAATTATTCGCCGGGAGCTGCCCGCCGATATCGTGTACGAAGACGAAGAGTTCATCGCCTTCAAGGACATCCGTCCGCGCTCCAAAGTGCACATCCTGGTCTGCCCCAAGGAGTACATCCCTACCCTGGCCGACTACCCCCAGACCGAGGAGGGGGCGCTGAAACTGGGCAAGCTGATGCTGACGGCCAACAAAATTGCCCGCGAGATGGGTTTAGAGGGCTACTTCATCCGCATTCACGTAGGGGAAAAAGGCGGGCAGGAGGTTTTTCACGTGCATGTGCATCTGCGCTCGGATGCCTGA
- a CDS encoding MiaB/RimO family radical SAM methylthiotransferase, producing MRLAVKTLGCKVNQVESDALVGLLKPLEPVVVPLEAGADLVVINTCAVTTSAEADARKEVRKARRANPQAFIVVTGCYAELAPEQLALLGADAVIPNRRKAELPGLILQHFGLPADPLTTPPNEFWGAGERGLLNNYVRAFVKVQDGCNAGCAYCIIPRLRGRERHREHQSALQEAEALLEAGVQEIVLTGVRLGSYQGHPKGIAGLVEELALLGAKVRLSSIEPEDTGEALLRVMQRFAPQVRPHLHLSLQTGADRLLALMGRRYNKAYYRNLVERAYHLIPGFALTTDVIAGLPTETEEEHQETLAFLEEVRPSRVHVFTYTPRPKTRAASLPQVPIEVRKRRNHELSALARRLAEERMFPLLGQRVEVLVESFRGGKAYGHTPDYYEVEFGGAARVGQTVWVRVEEIEGYTLRGRLEAIQEEPARLLLPML from the coding sequence GTGCGGCTGGCGGTCAAAACCCTGGGTTGCAAGGTTAACCAGGTCGAATCGGATGCCCTGGTGGGGCTCTTGAAGCCTTTGGAACCGGTGGTGGTGCCGCTCGAGGCCGGGGCCGACCTGGTGGTCATCAACACCTGCGCCGTTACCACCAGCGCCGAGGCCGATGCCCGCAAGGAGGTGCGCAAAGCCCGCCGGGCCAACCCCCAGGCCTTCATCGTGGTGACGGGCTGCTACGCCGAGCTGGCCCCCGAACAGCTCGCCCTGCTGGGGGCCGATGCGGTCATCCCCAACCGCCGTAAAGCTGAGCTGCCCGGCCTGATTTTGCAGCACTTTGGCCTGCCCGCCGACCCCCTCACCACCCCCCCCAACGAGTTCTGGGGGGCGGGGGAGCGGGGCCTTTTGAACAACTACGTGCGCGCCTTTGTGAAGGTGCAGGACGGCTGCAATGCAGGGTGTGCCTACTGCATCATCCCGCGTTTGCGCGGGCGTGAGCGCCACCGCGAGCACCAGAGCGCCCTGCAAGAAGCCGAGGCCTTGCTGGAAGCCGGGGTGCAGGAGATCGTGCTTACCGGGGTACGACTCGGCTCCTACCAGGGCCACCCTAAGGGGATTGCCGGGCTGGTAGAGGAGCTGGCCCTGCTGGGCGCCAAGGTGCGCCTCTCGTCCATCGAGCCCGAGGATACCGGGGAAGCGCTGCTTCGAGTGATGCAGCGCTTTGCCCCACAGGTACGCCCCCACCTGCACCTGAGTCTGCAAACCGGTGCCGACCGGCTGTTGGCCCTGATGGGCCGCCGCTACAACAAAGCCTACTACCGCAACCTGGTGGAGCGGGCCTACCACCTGATTCCCGGCTTTGCCCTCACCACCGACGTGATTGCGGGCCTGCCCACCGAGACCGAGGAAGAGCACCAGGAGACCTTAGCCTTCCTGGAGGAGGTTCGTCCCAGCCGGGTGCATGTGTTCACCTATACCCCCCGCCCCAAGACCCGCGCGGCCTCGTTGCCGCAGGTGCCCATCGAGGTACGCAAGCGCCGCAACCACGAGCTGAGCGCTCTGGCCCGCAGGCTGGCCGAGGAACGCATGTTTCCCCTGTTGGGTCAGCGGGTCGAGGTACTGGTAGAGAGCTTCCGGGGGGGCAAGGCCTATGGTCACACCCCGGACTACTACGAGGTCGAGTTTGGCGGAGCGGCTCGAGTGGGTCAGACCGTCTGGGTTCGGGTGGAGGAAATCGAGGGTTACACCTTGCGAGGAAGGCTCGAGGCTATCCAGGAAGAACCGGCCCGCCTGCTGCTGCCGATGCTCTAG